One window of Colias croceus chromosome 6, ilColCroc2.1 genomic DNA carries:
- the LOC123692259 gene encoding histidine-rich glycoprotein-like has product MIKLLLFTAVVVAGVVSAEEQVAQLSQNYESTDYIRHYEPYPYHDRRDNRHDRHHHDRHHSHRHRGHDDRHHRDRHDHRDRHEYIPYHPPTPYVVPKVEVNYLNHDVGHSGYSKAVHYHDSHVPVVPKPYVPPVHHTPYVERNYATPNYGISHYSPVKESYSHYPYAERKYENSYEHNYGYSYPERDYIPVKEPEVEPYNYYNPYGSYDSYRGYDNYY; this is encoded by the exons ATGATTAAG TTACTTCTTTTCACCGCTGTAGTCGTAGCAGGGGTTGTAAGCGCCGAGGAACAAGTTGCACAACTGTCTCAAAACTATGAGAGCACAGACTACATAAGACATTATGAACCATACCCTTATCACGACAGGAGAGAT aataGACATGATAGACACCATCATGATCGTCACCATTC GCACAGACATAGAGGCCACGACGACCGCCACCACCGTGACAGGCACGATCACCGCGACAGACATGAATACATCCCATACCATCCTCCCACTCCATATGTAGTTCCTAAAGTAGAAGTCAATTACTTGAACCACGACGTTGGACACAGTGGCTATTCGAAAGCTGTACATTATCATGACAGTCACGTTCCTGTCGTGCCTAAACCCTATGTACCTCCTGTTCATCACACTCCCTACGTAGAAAGAAACTACGCTACACCAAACTATGGAATCAGTCATTATTCACCCGTAAAAGAATCATACAGTCATTATCCTTATGCAGAACggaaatatgaaaatagcTATGAACACAACTATGGATACAGCTACCCTGAAAGAGACTACATTCCTGTTAAAGAACCTGAAGTCGAACCATACAACTATTACAATCCATATGGTAGTTACGACTCGTATAGAGGATacgacaattattattag
- the LOC123692264 gene encoding cuticle protein 8-like produces MYRLLAFCAILSACDALFPLHHHHPHHHIPPAISHQEIVKHDGPHHPIPIHHPIPIHHPIPVHHHIPHHIPHVPHVPHQIHHDHYAFPEYKFVYSVHDHHTGDVKSQHEFRHGDLVQGGYELVEPDGRTRKVEYKADDHTGFNAVVHHSSPHHHIHVQHHL; encoded by the exons atgtatagG ttacTAGCATTCTGTGCAATCCTGTCAGCATGTGACGCGCTGTTTcctcttcatcatcatcacccACATCATCACATCCCACCGGCGATATCCCACCAAGAGATAGTGAAGCATGACGGACCTCATCACCCGATACCGATTCATCATCCCATACCAATTCATCACCCGATTCCCGTTCATCACCACATTCCCCATCATATTCCACATGTACCACATGTGCCTCACCAAATTCATCATGATCATTAC GCCTTCCCAGAGTACAAGTTCGTATACTCAGTGCACGACCACCACACGGGAGATGTGAAGTCCCAGCATGAGTTCCGTCATGGGGACCTCGTCCAAGGAGGCTATGAGCTCGTTGAACCCGACGGCAGGACCAGGAAGGTGGAGTACAAAGCTGACGACCATACCGG gTTTAATGCGGTTGTCCATCATTCATCACCTCATCACCATATCCATGTACAGCatcatttataa
- the LOC123692261 gene encoding cuticle protein 7-like gives MFSKIVAISAVLAAVNAGFLPVHHGAVSSQSIVRHDTPVHYGASYYAAPVVHAAPVVHAPVVHAPIVHAVHAAPVHAEYSHPRYDYSYSVADPHTGDHKSQHESRDGGAVHGSYSLVEPDGSVRKVDYTADDHHGFNAVVHKTPGHHPAPVVHAVHAVHAAPVVHAAPIHVAPLAHGHHGLHY, from the exons ATGTTCTCCAAA ATTGTCGCTATAAGCGCCGTGTTGGCAGCCGTCAACGCTGGCTTCCTTCCAGTGCACCATGGAGCCGTGTCCTCCCAGAGCATCGTCCGCCATGACACCCCCGTACACTACGGAGCTTCGTACTATGCCGCCCCAGTGGTTCACGCCGCCCCCGTAGTTCACGCTCCCGTCGTACACGCTCCCATCGTCCATGCCGTCCATGCTGCCCCAGTACATGCTGAATAC TCTCACCCAAGATACGACTACTCTTACTCCGTCGCTGACCCCCACACCGGCGACCACAAGTCCCAGCACGAGAGCCGCGACGGTGGTGCTGTCCACGGATCCTACTCTCTGGTTGAACCCGACGGTTCCGTCCGCAAGGTTGACTACACCGCTGACGACCACCATGG TTTCAACGCTGTGGTCCACAAGACCCCCGGCCACCACCCCGCCCCGGTAGTCCACGCCGTCCACGCCGTCCACGCCGCCCCCGTGGTCCACGCTGCCCCCATCCACGTCGCTCCCCTCGCTCATGGCCATCATGGTCTCCACTACTAA